A single region of the Fimbriimonadaceae bacterium genome encodes:
- a CDS encoding PEP-CTERM sorting domain-containing protein, producing MKGRAFLVISLFAVGASSHAITMQFVGTNKGQTVKMSGSVQPGSWFAGSLKYKIDGVDTITLCGDLTTQQTGNGPWNVTKALTSTQGPKFTKAGQMVTQFYGDALTNNTKAAALQLAIWEILHETSGTFDLTSGAVKLDSTTSNYASLIANANSYETAASPAGDAWRYISTDGGFQGQMSPVPEPASLAALGVGAIALLRRRKKK from the coding sequence TGTTTGCGGTTGGTGCATCAAGCCATGCCATAACAATGCAGTTCGTTGGGACGAATAAGGGCCAGACCGTCAAGATGTCCGGCTCCGTACAGCCCGGAAGTTGGTTTGCGGGCTCGCTTAAATACAAGATTGACGGAGTGGACACGATCACCCTTTGTGGCGATCTCACCACTCAGCAAACCGGGAACGGCCCTTGGAATGTGACCAAGGCTCTCACCTCTACCCAAGGCCCGAAGTTTACAAAGGCCGGGCAGATGGTGACGCAGTTCTACGGCGACGCCTTGACAAACAACACAAAGGCAGCAGCTCTGCAGCTTGCAATTTGGGAGATCTTGCACGAGACGAGCGGCACGTTTGACCTCACATCTGGTGCGGTTAAACTCGACAGCACAACGAGCAACTATGCCTCGCTAATTGCAAACGCAAACTCTTACGAGACGGCGGCTTCGCCTGCCGGTGATGCCTGGCGATATATCTCTACCGATGGCGGATTTCAAGGCCAGATGAGCCCAGTACCAGAGCCAGCCTCGCTTGCGGCTCTCGGTGTGGGTGCCATCGCATTGCTTCGCCGACGCAAGAAGAAATAG